A stretch of Stenotrophomonas indicatrix DNA encodes these proteins:
- the tolB gene encoding Tol-Pal system beta propeller repeat protein TolB encodes MKKMPRWLAVFAALLLPFAAVAQQKGLDIDIIGGNASALPITIVPMPYQGAAGAPQTDVAGVVRADLERSGQFRTLPEAQIVEKPIRGGDIQFATWRALKQNYIVVGRVMDAGAGAYRVEYELFDVPKGERLLGLAMTARGNAMRDVAHQMADAIYEKITGVRGAFWTRIAYVTASGKGDAMRYALMVADSDGFNPQTIVRSAEPLLSPSWSPDGNKLAYVSFERGNSAIYIQNISTGARELVTSFRGINSAPAFSPDGRKLALTLSRSGNPEIYVMDLGSKQLTQLTNHFAIDTEPTWAPDGSAVYFTSDRGGRPQVYKVGAGGGSAERVTFQGNYNAKPSVSYDGKKIAVAQGSGNSYKIALMDSSLGSPRWSTLSPGSLDESPSFAPNASMVLYAAREGGRGVLYAVSADARVRQRLVLADGDVREPAWSPYRTQR; translated from the coding sequence ATGAAGAAGATGCCTCGCTGGCTTGCCGTGTTTGCGGCCCTGTTGCTGCCCTTTGCTGCCGTCGCGCAGCAGAAGGGGCTGGATATCGACATCATCGGCGGCAATGCCTCCGCCCTCCCGATCACCATCGTGCCGATGCCCTACCAGGGTGCAGCCGGTGCTCCGCAGACCGACGTCGCCGGCGTGGTCCGTGCCGACCTCGAACGTTCGGGCCAGTTCCGCACGCTGCCCGAAGCGCAGATCGTCGAAAAGCCGATCCGTGGCGGTGACATCCAGTTCGCCACCTGGCGCGCGCTGAAGCAGAACTACATCGTCGTCGGCCGGGTCATGGACGCCGGTGCCGGCGCCTACCGCGTCGAGTACGAACTGTTCGACGTGCCCAAGGGCGAGCGCCTGCTGGGCCTGGCGATGACCGCACGTGGCAATGCCATGCGCGACGTTGCCCACCAGATGGCCGACGCCATCTACGAGAAGATCACCGGTGTCCGTGGTGCCTTCTGGACCCGCATCGCCTACGTGACCGCCAGCGGCAAGGGCGACGCCATGCGCTACGCGCTGATGGTGGCCGATTCGGACGGCTTCAACCCGCAGACCATCGTGCGTTCGGCCGAGCCGCTGCTGTCGCCGTCGTGGAGCCCGGATGGCAACAAGCTGGCCTACGTCAGCTTCGAACGTGGCAACTCGGCCATCTACATCCAGAACATCTCCACCGGCGCCCGTGAGCTGGTCACCAGCTTCCGCGGCATCAACAGCGCCCCGGCCTTCTCGCCGGACGGCCGCAAGCTGGCCCTGACCCTGTCGCGTTCGGGCAACCCGGAGATCTACGTGATGGATCTGGGCAGCAAGCAGCTGACCCAGCTGACCAACCACTTCGCCATCGATACCGAGCCGACCTGGGCGCCGGACGGCAGCGCGGTGTACTTCACCTCCGACCGCGGCGGCCGTCCGCAGGTCTACAAGGTCGGTGCCGGTGGTGGCAGCGCCGAGCGCGTGACCTTCCAGGGCAACTACAACGCCAAGCCCTCGGTGTCCTACGACGGCAAGAAGATCGCCGTCGCCCAGGGTTCGGGCAACAGCTACAAGATCGCCCTGATGGACAGCTCGCTGGGTTCGCCCCGCTGGAGCACGCTGTCGCCGGGTTCGCTGGACGAATCGCCGAGCTTTGCGCCCAACGCGAGCATGGTGCTGTATGCCGCCCGTGAGGGTGGTCGTGGTGTGCTGTACGCCGTCTCGGCCGATGCGCGAGTGCGCCAGCGCCTGGTTCTGGCAGACGGTGATGTGCGCGAGCCGGCATGGTCCCCATACCGTACCCAGCGCTAA
- the tolA gene encoding cell envelope integrity protein TolA, producing the protein MHADALPPPHKQEPGWGQPMVLAVLVHLLVALIFIGAWLWSPQRNTDAAAGDPSVEASLALSASEAAAARQALRQSEKLEDLPPPVAEPIPVPEDTIPPPQPIEEPRPQDAPTPQQQQAQERVAQPDTKDQDAVSALAISQEKAKQEQEAKRRQEQIDLTERKRQEEAEQKLRLAKQQEADAKKKQAEQERLAADKAEAEKQKKIADIRARREQAEKEAKLAERKLREVAAARNAAGTAAAGASGAAQPAAGGGGSSDDLSAKYAAAIQAKVLAQWVRPDSVPLGQRCQITINQLPGGTVRSATVSAGCPFDEAGKRSIEAAVLNAQPLPYRGFEQVFARTINFTFTAQDR; encoded by the coding sequence ATGCACGCTGACGCCCTGCCGCCACCGCACAAGCAGGAACCCGGCTGGGGCCAGCCGATGGTGCTGGCCGTGCTGGTGCACCTGCTGGTCGCGTTGATCTTCATCGGCGCCTGGCTGTGGTCACCGCAGCGCAATACCGATGCCGCCGCAGGTGATCCCTCGGTCGAGGCCAGCCTGGCGCTGTCCGCGTCCGAAGCCGCCGCCGCCCGCCAGGCCCTGCGCCAGTCGGAAAAGCTGGAAGACCTGCCGCCGCCGGTGGCCGAACCGATCCCGGTGCCGGAAGACACCATCCCGCCGCCGCAGCCGATTGAAGAGCCGCGCCCGCAGGACGCACCGACGCCGCAGCAGCAACAGGCGCAGGAGCGCGTGGCGCAGCCCGATACCAAGGACCAGGACGCGGTCAGCGCGTTGGCGATCTCGCAGGAAAAGGCCAAGCAGGAGCAGGAAGCCAAGCGCCGCCAAGAGCAGATCGACCTGACCGAGCGCAAGCGCCAGGAAGAGGCCGAGCAGAAGCTGCGTCTGGCCAAGCAGCAGGAAGCGGACGCCAAGAAGAAGCAGGCCGAGCAGGAACGCCTGGCCGCTGACAAGGCTGAGGCCGAGAAGCAGAAGAAGATCGCCGACATCCGCGCCCGCCGCGAGCAGGCCGAAAAGGAAGCCAAGCTGGCCGAGCGGAAGCTGCGCGAGGTCGCCGCTGCGCGCAATGCCGCAGGCACGGCCGCTGCCGGTGCCAGTGGTGCCGCACAGCCGGCTGCCGGTGGTGGTGGCAGCAGTGATGATCTGTCTGCCAAATACGCGGCGGCCATCCAGGCCAAGGTGCTGGCGCAGTGGGTGCGTCCGGACAGCGTGCCGCTGGGCCAACGCTGCCAGATCACCATCAACCAGTTGCCGGGCGGTACCGTCCGCAGCGCCACGGTCAGCGCCGGCTGCCCGTTCGATGAAGCCGGCAAGCGCTCGATCGAGGCCGCCGTGCTCAACGCCCAGCCGCTGCCGTACCGCGGTTTCGAGCAGGTATTCGCACGCACGATCAACTTCACGTTCACCGCCCAGGATCGCTGA
- the ybgF gene encoding tol-pal system protein YbgF, with translation MRLGIKLMLVVAAALVAAAPAHAQRQSLADRVGSLEQQMYNNSANQDLLNQINQLRQQVTSLQASIEQLQHDNAQLKQTAQDQYLDLDSRLNRLEGGSAAPALPAVPASAPKAPAAPAKPAAAATSERPPSVHGDPGSLAVTGDERTSYNVAFDALKAGKYDDSAQLFLSFLELYPNGVYAPNALYWLGESYYATRNFPMAESQFRELLSRYPTHDKAAGGLLKVGLSQYGEGKVDQAQQTLETVVAQYPGSDAARTAQDRLQSIRLGNQIR, from the coding sequence ATGCGCCTTGGCATCAAACTGATGCTGGTCGTTGCGGCAGCCCTCGTGGCTGCCGCACCGGCGCATGCACAACGTCAGAGCCTGGCCGACCGCGTCGGTTCGCTCGAGCAGCAGATGTACAACAACAGTGCCAACCAGGACCTGTTGAACCAGATCAATCAGCTGCGGCAGCAGGTCACCAGCCTGCAGGCCTCGATCGAGCAACTCCAGCACGACAACGCCCAGCTCAAGCAGACGGCCCAGGATCAGTACCTGGATCTGGACAGCCGCCTGAACCGGTTGGAAGGGGGCTCTGCCGCCCCGGCCCTGCCTGCGGTTCCGGCGAGCGCACCGAAGGCTCCTGCAGCCCCGGCAAAACCCGCAGCGGCGGCCACTTCCGAGCGGCCGCCTTCCGTCCATGGTGACCCGGGCAGCCTGGCCGTCACCGGTGACGAGCGTACGTCCTACAACGTGGCCTTCGACGCATTGAAGGCGGGCAAGTACGATGATTCGGCGCAGCTGTTCCTGAGCTTCCTGGAGCTGTACCCCAACGGCGTCTACGCCCCCAATGCGCTGTACTGGCTGGGTGAAAGCTATTACGCCACCCGCAATTTCCCGATGGCCGAGTCCCAGTTCCGCGAACTGCTCTCGCGCTATCCCACCCACGACAAGGCCGCTGGCGGCCTGCTCAAGGTCGGCCTCTCGCAGTACGGTGAGGGCAAGGTCGACCAGGCCCAGCAGACGCTGGAGACCGTCGTGGCGCAATACCCGGGCTCGGACGCCGCGCGTACCGCGCAGGACCGCCTGCAGTCGATCCGCCTCGGCAATCAGATCCGCTGA
- the pal gene encoding peptidoglycan-associated lipoprotein Pal: MNKSTRVLLVSLLSVAVLAGCSKKVKEEAPAPVDTGTSTTTPTGPSTSGLYGPGDLDTDACLRQRVVYFDLDKEDVKPEFQAIMACHAKYLRDRPSSRITLQGHTDERGSRAYNQALGERRGNGVNSALQANGGSASQLTVVSYGEERPVCTESNESCWSQNRRVEIVYTAQ; encoded by the coding sequence ATGAACAAGTCCACCCGCGTTCTGCTTGTTTCCCTGCTGTCTGTGGCCGTCCTGGCCGGTTGCTCGAAGAAGGTCAAGGAAGAAGCCCCGGCTCCGGTCGATACCGGCACCTCGACCACCACCCCGACCGGTCCGTCCACCTCCGGCCTGTACGGCCCGGGCGACCTGGACACCGATGCCTGCCTGCGCCAGCGCGTTGTCTACTTCGACCTGGACAAGGAAGACGTGAAGCCGGAATTCCAGGCCATCATGGCTTGCCACGCCAAGTACCTGCGTGACCGTCCGTCCTCGCGCATCACCCTGCAGGGCCACACCGACGAGCGCGGTTCGCGCGCGTACAACCAGGCCCTGGGCGAGCGTCGTGGCAACGGCGTCAACTCGGCACTGCAGGCCAACGGTGGCTCGGCTTCGCAGCTGACCGTCGTTTCCTACGGTGAAGAGCGTCCGGTCTGCACCGAGTCGAACGAGTCCTGCTGGTCGCAGAACCGTCGCGTCGAAATCGTCTACACCGCGCAGTAA
- the tolR gene encoding protein TolR → MSAAIGRRKRRKLKSEINVVPYIDVMLVLLIIFMVTAPLLTLSFDVDLPNSNAKALESKQDPVIVSVRQDGQLSLKLPDAKEPTAVTAEELQGHLSGIAAQDKGVRVIVAADRAVAYEKVIAAMDVIKRANVDKVGLATDAR, encoded by the coding sequence ATGTCCGCTGCCATCGGTCGCCGCAAGCGCCGCAAGCTGAAATCGGAAATCAACGTCGTTCCCTATATCGACGTCATGCTGGTGCTGTTGATCATCTTCATGGTCACCGCGCCACTGCTCACCCTGAGCTTCGATGTCGACCTGCCCAATTCCAACGCCAAGGCGCTGGAAAGCAAGCAGGACCCGGTGATCGTCTCGGTGCGCCAGGACGGCCAGCTCAGCCTGAAGCTGCCCGACGCCAAGGAACCCACGGCCGTCACTGCCGAGGAACTGCAGGGCCACCTGTCCGGCATCGCCGCGCAGGACAAGGGAGTGCGCGTGATCGTCGCCGCCGACCGTGCCGTGGCCTATGAAAAGGTCATCGCGGCGATGGACGTGATCAAGCGCGCCAACGTGGACAAGGTAGGCCTGGCCACCGATGCACGCTGA
- the queC gene encoding 7-cyano-7-deazaguanine synthase QueC, which yields MKKAVVLLSGGMDSAAVIAMAQEQGFAVHALSVRYGQRHTSELDAAARVAKAQGVIVHKTVDVDLRSIGGSALTDDIDVPEAGGEGIPVTYVPARNTIMLSLALGWAEVLGANDIFCGVNAVDYSGYPDCRPEFIAAFQALANLATKSGVEGAGITVHAPLQFLSKGQIVSEGVRLGVDFGLTVSCYNADASGAACGHCDACRLRAQGFTEAGVADPTLYA from the coding sequence ATGAAGAAGGCAGTCGTGCTTCTCTCCGGCGGCATGGATTCAGCCGCCGTCATCGCCATGGCCCAGGAACAGGGCTTCGCCGTGCATGCCCTCAGCGTGCGTTACGGCCAGCGCCACACCTCCGAGCTGGATGCTGCCGCGCGCGTGGCAAAGGCCCAGGGCGTGATCGTGCACAAGACCGTGGACGTGGACCTGCGCAGCATCGGCGGCTCGGCGCTGACCGACGACATCGACGTGCCCGAGGCGGGCGGCGAGGGCATCCCGGTCACCTACGTGCCGGCGCGCAACACCATCATGCTGTCGCTGGCGCTGGGCTGGGCCGAAGTGCTTGGTGCCAACGACATCTTCTGCGGCGTCAACGCCGTGGACTACTCCGGCTACCCGGATTGCCGCCCCGAGTTCATCGCCGCCTTCCAGGCGCTGGCCAACCTGGCGACCAAGTCGGGCGTGGAAGGCGCGGGCATCACCGTGCATGCACCGCTGCAGTTCCTCAGCAAGGGCCAGATCGTCAGCGAAGGCGTGCGACTGGGCGTGGACTTCGGCCTGACCGTGTCCTGCTACAACGCCGATGCCAGCGGCGCGGCCTGCGGGCATTGCGATGCCTGCCGCCTGCGCGCGCAGGGCTTCACCGAAGCCGGCGT
- the queE gene encoding 7-carboxy-7-deazaguanine synthase QueE, protein MTAVPPSAAVATPSEIVQSPLPRLKITEIFTSLQGEADTAGWPTVFVRLTGCPLRCQYCDTAYAFHGGTWWDIDDIVAHVQAQGVRHVCVTGGEPLSQKRCLVLLQKLCDAGLDVSLETSGALDVSAVDPRVSRVVDIKTPGSAEVARNRWENLPLLTTRDQIKFVICNREDYDWAKAMVAEHQLVQRTMVFFSPSKGEITARQLADWIVEDRLPVRFQMQLHKILWNDEPGR, encoded by the coding sequence ATGACCGCCGTTCCCCCGTCCGCCGCCGTCGCCACGCCCAGCGAAATCGTGCAGTCGCCCCTGCCGCGCCTGAAGATCACCGAGATCTTCACCTCCCTGCAGGGCGAAGCCGATACCGCCGGTTGGCCGACCGTGTTCGTGCGCCTGACCGGCTGCCCGCTGCGCTGCCAGTACTGCGACACCGCCTACGCCTTCCACGGCGGCACCTGGTGGGACATCGACGACATCGTCGCCCACGTGCAGGCGCAGGGCGTGCGCCACGTCTGCGTGACCGGCGGCGAGCCGCTGTCGCAGAAGCGCTGCCTGGTGCTGCTGCAGAAGCTGTGCGATGCCGGCCTGGATGTGTCGCTGGAGACTTCCGGTGCGCTGGACGTCAGCGCCGTCGATCCGCGCGTGTCGCGCGTGGTCGACATCAAGACCCCCGGCTCGGCCGAGGTCGCGCGCAACCGCTGGGAAAACCTGCCGCTGCTGACCACGCGTGACCAGATCAAGTTCGTGATCTGCAACCGCGAAGACTACGACTGGGCCAAGGCCATGGTCGCCGAACACCAGCTGGTGCAGCGCACGATGGTGTTCTTCTCACCCAGCAAGGGTGAGATCACTGCCCGCCAGCTGGCCGACTGGATCGTCGAAGACCGGCTGCCGGTGCGCTTCCAGATGCAGTTGCATAAAATCCTGTGGAACGACGAGCCGGGCCGATAA